A region of Rhizobium grahamii DNA encodes the following proteins:
- a CDS encoding alpha-glucosidase family protein — protein MSMASQSILTADKDWWRGAVIYQIYPRSFQDSNGDGIGDLKGITARLPHVASLGADAIWISPFFTSPMRDFGYDVSDYENVDLIFGTLVDFDTLISEAHRLGIRVMIDLVISHSSDQHPWFVESRSSRTNAKADWYVWADSKPDGTPPNNWLSIFGGSAWAWDPTRMQYYMHNFLTSQPDMNLHNPEVQDRLLDVVRFWLKRGVDGFRLDTINFYFHDKELRDNPALAPERRNASTAPAVNPYNFQEHIYDKNRPENLEFLKRFRAVLEEFPAIAAVGEVGDSQRGLEIVGEYTSGNDKMHMCYAFEFLAPDPLSPERVEEVMEDFAAAAPDGWACWAFSNHDVVRHISRWGSLVADRDAFAKQYASLLMTMRGSVCIYQGEELGLTEADLAYEDLQDPYGIQFWPEFKGRDGCRTPMVWDSQVAQGGFSTVKPWLPVPVEHILRAVSVQQGDESSVLEHYRRFLAFRKLYPAFAKGEIEFMEPQDDALLFVREYGNEKLLCVFNMSPAESNVVLPAGDWQALTGHGFVSNNYGDKIDMPAWGAYFARLA, from the coding sequence ATGAGCATGGCATCCCAATCCATTTTGACGGCCGACAAGGACTGGTGGCGCGGTGCGGTGATCTATCAGATCTACCCGCGCTCCTTCCAGGACTCCAACGGCGACGGTATCGGGGATCTCAAGGGGATCACCGCCCGCCTTCCGCACGTGGCAAGCCTCGGCGCGGACGCGATCTGGATTTCGCCCTTCTTCACCTCGCCGATGCGCGACTTCGGCTACGACGTTTCCGACTATGAAAACGTCGACTTGATCTTCGGCACGCTTGTCGACTTCGATACGCTGATATCAGAGGCACATCGCCTCGGCATCCGCGTGATGATCGATCTCGTCATCTCGCATAGCTCGGATCAGCATCCCTGGTTCGTCGAAAGTCGGTCGAGCAGAACCAATGCCAAGGCGGACTGGTATGTCTGGGCCGATTCCAAGCCCGACGGCACGCCGCCGAACAACTGGCTGTCGATCTTCGGCGGCTCCGCATGGGCGTGGGATCCAACGCGCATGCAGTATTACATGCACAACTTCCTGACCTCGCAGCCGGACATGAATCTGCATAATCCGGAAGTGCAGGATCGCCTGCTCGACGTCGTCCGCTTCTGGCTGAAGCGCGGCGTCGATGGCTTCCGCCTCGACACCATCAATTTCTACTTCCACGACAAGGAACTGCGCGACAACCCGGCTCTGGCGCCGGAGCGCCGCAACGCTTCGACGGCTCCGGCCGTCAATCCCTATAACTTCCAGGAGCATATCTACGACAAGAACCGGCCGGAGAACCTGGAGTTCCTGAAGCGGTTCCGCGCCGTCCTCGAGGAGTTCCCGGCAATCGCTGCAGTCGGCGAAGTCGGAGACAGCCAGCGCGGTCTGGAGATCGTCGGCGAATATACGTCCGGCAACGACAAGATGCACATGTGCTACGCCTTCGAATTCCTGGCGCCCGATCCACTCTCGCCCGAGCGCGTCGAGGAGGTCATGGAGGACTTCGCGGCGGCTGCGCCTGATGGATGGGCCTGCTGGGCTTTCTCCAACCACGACGTCGTGCGTCACATCAGTCGCTGGGGTTCGCTGGTTGCCGATCGCGATGCGTTCGCGAAGCAATACGCTTCGCTGCTGATGACAATGCGCGGCTCCGTCTGCATCTATCAGGGCGAAGAGCTCGGATTGACCGAAGCCGATCTCGCCTACGAAGACCTGCAGGATCCCTACGGCATCCAGTTCTGGCCCGAGTTCAAGGGGCGCGATGGTTGCCGCACGCCGATGGTGTGGGACAGCCAGGTCGCCCAAGGCGGGTTCTCGACTGTCAAGCCGTGGCTCCCGGTGCCGGTCGAGCATATCCTGCGCGCCGTCAGCGTTCAGCAGGGAGACGAGAGTTCGGTGCTTGAGCACTATCGTCGCTTCCTGGCCTTCCGCAAACTCTATCCGGCCTTCGCGAAGGGCGAGATCGAGTTCATGGAACCGCAGGATGATGCCCTGCTTTTCGTCCGCGAATACGGCAACGAGAAGCTGCTCTGCGTCTTCAACATGAGCCCTGCAGAAAGCAACGTTGTTTTGCCCGCGGGCGACTGGCAAGCGTTGACGGGTCACGGCTTCGTCAGCAATAACTATGGCGACAAGATCGATATGCCGGCTTGGGGAGCGTATTTCGCTCGCCTTGCTTAA
- a CDS encoding carbohydrate ABC transporter permease, with the protein MTLTRDFFKIGPARLFVHFAVLVIVILWLIPTLGIFVSALRDKDQLVASGWWTAFAGSSRTVASRLGQPDQQQQDGALYVISGNVLEGQQGRSINAFGTRVQQPSAYKAGETADLGDGLTLTVNSDGTYRYTKTAAFGPDDGGRRVYVSVATPAEFTLQNYRNVLTSEGIGQSFINSLTVTIPATIIPILIAAFAAYALSWMEFPGRALLIALVVGLIVVPLQMSLIPLLRLYNHVGMLLDTPSKTYPGIWLAHTAFGMPLAIYLLRAYIAGLPKEIIESARVDGASDFEIFTRIVLPLSFPALASFAIFQFLWVWNDLLVAMVFLGTDRDHLVLTGALNALLGSRGGNWEILTASAFVTIIVPLLVFFSLQRYLVRGLLAGSVKGG; encoded by the coding sequence ATGACGCTCACCCGAGATTTCTTCAAGATCGGCCCGGCCCGTCTGTTCGTTCACTTCGCAGTGCTCGTCATCGTCATCCTCTGGCTGATCCCGACGCTCGGCATCTTCGTCAGCGCCCTGCGCGACAAGGACCAGCTGGTTGCATCGGGCTGGTGGACGGCCTTCGCCGGTTCCTCGCGAACGGTGGCTTCTCGCCTTGGGCAGCCGGACCAACAACAACAGGACGGCGCGCTGTATGTCATTTCAGGCAATGTCCTGGAGGGACAGCAGGGTCGCTCGATCAATGCCTTTGGTACGCGTGTCCAGCAGCCGTCCGCCTACAAGGCCGGCGAGACAGCAGACCTTGGCGATGGCCTCACCCTCACGGTCAACAGCGACGGTACCTATCGTTACACGAAGACCGCAGCCTTTGGTCCGGATGACGGCGGTCGACGCGTCTACGTTTCGGTCGCCACGCCGGCCGAATTCACATTGCAGAACTATCGCAACGTTCTGACAAGCGAGGGGATCGGCCAGTCCTTCATCAACTCGCTGACGGTCACCATCCCGGCGACCATCATCCCGATCCTCATCGCGGCTTTTGCCGCCTATGCGCTAAGCTGGATGGAGTTTCCGGGACGCGCATTGCTGATCGCCCTCGTTGTCGGCCTGATCGTCGTACCGCTGCAGATGTCGCTGATCCCGCTTCTGCGCCTCTACAATCACGTCGGCATGCTGCTCGACACGCCGTCCAAGACCTATCCCGGCATCTGGCTGGCGCACACCGCTTTCGGCATGCCGCTCGCGATCTACCTGCTTCGCGCCTATATCGCCGGCCTTCCCAAGGAGATCATCGAATCCGCCCGCGTCGATGGCGCCAGCGATTTCGAAATCTTCACCCGTATTGTACTGCCTCTATCCTTCCCCGCGCTCGCGTCCTTCGCGATCTTCCAGTTCCTGTGGGTATGGAACGACCTGCTTGTCGCCATGGTCTTCCTCGGTACCGACAGGGATCATCTCGTGCTCACAGGCGCCTTGAACGCGCTGCTTGGCTCGCGTGGTGGCAACTGGGAAATCCTGACGGCGTCGGCCTTCGTCACCATCATCGTACCGCTGCTCGTGTTCTTCTCTCTGCAGCGTTATCTGGTGCGCGGTCTGCTCGCGGGTTCGGTCAAGGGCGGTTGA
- a CDS encoding ABC transporter ATP-binding protein, translating into MTGLTLKDIRKSYGSVDVLHGIDLEIKEGEFVVFVGPSGCGKSTLLRMIAGLENITGGDMYIDGQLVNDVPPSKRGIAMVFQSYALYPHMTVYDNMAFGMKIAGESKQEIDRRVRAAAESLQLTKYLDRLPKALSGGQRQRVAIGRAICRNPKVFLFDEPLSNLDAALRVATRIEIARLNEQMADTTMIYVTHDQVEAMTLADRIVVLSAGNIEQVGAPLELYERPANLFVAKFIGSPAMNVIPATVTETGTATTVTLTGGKSVTLDISTAASEKGKTASFGVRPEDLRIAGPMDDYLFEGEVSIVEALGEVTLLYIEGLVQGEPIIVKLPGIYDVKRGQKMHFAADRTKLHLFDADGRTYRK; encoded by the coding sequence ATGACTGGACTGACGCTCAAGGACATTCGCAAGTCCTATGGTTCCGTGGACGTGCTCCACGGCATCGATCTGGAGATCAAGGAAGGCGAATTCGTCGTCTTCGTCGGTCCGTCGGGCTGCGGCAAGTCCACGCTGCTGCGCATGATCGCCGGCCTCGAGAACATCACGGGCGGCGACATGTATATCGATGGCCAGCTGGTCAACGACGTACCACCGTCGAAGCGCGGCATCGCCATGGTGTTCCAGTCGTATGCGCTCTATCCGCACATGACTGTCTACGACAACATGGCGTTCGGCATGAAGATCGCCGGTGAAAGCAAGCAGGAAATCGACCGGCGCGTGCGCGCGGCGGCCGAGAGCCTGCAGCTGACGAAATACCTGGACCGCCTGCCGAAGGCACTGTCGGGTGGTCAGCGCCAGCGCGTCGCCATCGGCCGCGCCATCTGCCGTAACCCCAAGGTCTTCCTCTTCGACGAGCCGCTGTCAAACCTCGACGCCGCGCTTCGCGTCGCGACCCGTATCGAGATCGCCCGTCTGAACGAACAGATGGCCGATACCACGATGATCTACGTCACCCACGACCAGGTCGAGGCGATGACGCTTGCGGACCGCATCGTGGTTCTGTCGGCCGGCAATATCGAACAGGTTGGCGCACCGCTGGAGCTTTACGAGCGCCCCGCCAACCTCTTCGTCGCAAAGTTCATCGGCTCGCCCGCCATGAATGTGATCCCGGCAACGGTCACCGAAACGGGAACGGCCACGACGGTAACGTTGACAGGCGGCAAGTCAGTCACGCTCGATATTTCGACCGCGGCTTCGGAGAAGGGCAAGACCGCCAGCTTCGGCGTCCGCCCTGAGGATCTGCGGATCGCAGGTCCGATGGACGATTATCTTTTCGAAGGCGAGGTTTCGATCGTCGAGGCACTCGGCGAAGTCACGCTGCTCTATATCGAAGGTCTGGTTCAGGGCGAGCCGATCATCGTCAAGCTGCCGGGCATCTATGACGTGAAGCGGGGCCAGAAGATGCATTTCGCTGCCGATCGCACGAAGCTGCATCTGTTTGACGCCGACGGCCGCACCTACCGCAAGTAA